From the genome of Corallococcus macrosporus DSM 14697:
GCGCACGTCGCGGCCCACGTCCACCTTGCGCTTCAGCTCGGAGGTCCAGGTCCGGAAGAGGTCGGGCCAGGCTTCGATGGTGAATTCGTAGCGGCCGTTCCGGGCCAGGGGGAAATCCCCCTCCCAGCGGTCATTGCCGAGGAAGCGCAGGGGGACTTCCTCCCAGTCGGTCTGTTGGGCCCTGGGCGTCACCTGGCGCCAGCGGACGACGGCGACGAGGACGTCATGGCCTTCCTTGAAGATGTCAGCCCGGACGGTGCACCGTTCTCCAACGACGCGCTTCACGGCGTGACGTCCAGCGTCCAGCTCGGGGCTGACTCCCTCGATGAATACGCTTCCGAGTCGTTCAGTCATGGTGGCTGGCGGCCCTTATAGGTCTTGGGTTGTGATGGCCTCGCGGCGAATCGCGACTGTTGTCGATGCTGGACGGCTTCCTTCCCGGCCGCGTTGGCTCGTGAACGTTAAGGATGGGGGCGGGCACTGCCCACCCTGGAAGGCACGGCGCGCACGGGTGCCCGCCTGCCGATACTTGAAGCTGGGAACTGCCCCGCTGATTGAGCTATCCGGGACGAACATGGCGCCTCCCCCCACCGCTGTTCTCCGAGCAGGCGACCCGGCGTCAGACCATGCCCTGCTTCAGCGAGTGGCCCTGGGCAGTCCTCAGGCCATGCAGGACGTCTATGCCCGGTGCGGCGGGCGCGGCTTCGCCATCGCGTTGCGGCTGCTGCCGACGCGCGCGGACGCGGAGGAGGTGTTGCAGGAGTCCTTCCTGGAGGTCTGGCGGCGCGCGCGTGAGTTCGACCCGGACCGAGGGGGACTGGAGGGCTGGGTGACGACCATCGTGCGCACGCGCGCCATTGATCGGCTGCGCGCCCAGGGCACGGTGGCGCGCGTGGCGGAAGGCGCGTCACACCAGGGGCCGCCCGTCAGCGCCATGCCCACCGCGCCTGACGAAGCGGCGAGCCAGGAGGAGTCCCGCGCGCGGGTCCAGGAGGCCCTGGCGCAGCTCCCCCCGGAGCAGCGCGAGGTGGTGGAGCTGGCCTACTTCGAGGGGCTGTCACAGCGGGAGATCTCCGAGCGCACCGGGCACCCGCTGGGCACGGTGAAGACGCGCGCCCGGCTCGCCCTGGAGAAGCTGGGAGGGCTGCTGGACCCGCCGTGACGGGCGCCTGGCTCCCTGGCCGTCCTGGGGCGCCGATTCCGTTTCGCCGCTTCAGATTCCCTCAAGGTTTTCCGGCCAGAAGGGAGAGGTGCCCGCGGCCGTGGGCACGTCACCGACTGGAACGGAGGCTCTGGATGAAAAGCGAAGTCATGTCGCGCCGTCGGATTCTCAAGGGCATGGGAATGACGCTGGCCACCTTGCCACTCGCGCGTCTCGTCATGGCCTGTGGTGAGGGCACGGACCCCATTGATGAATCGGACGCCGGCTCGGAGGCGGATTCGGGGACGGGCGCCAGCGCGTGGGCCACGGGCGGCACCGCCGCGATGACGCTGGCGGCGTCCTATCCGGACCCGTTCGCGGCGGGCCTCGGGACGGCTTGCGCGCTCACGTGCGAGGCCACGCTGGGGCCCTGCTACGCCGCCACGGTGGAGCGGCAGGACATCAGCGAAGGCGAGGCCGGGCTGCCTGTCCGTCTGGCATTCCGGGTGGTGGACGAGAACTGCGAGCCCATCCCCGGCGCCAGCGTGGACATCTGGCACGCCGGGCCCGGCGGGCTGTATTCGGGCGAGGACGCGAGCGACTTCTGTACCTCGGGTGACGCGGACGCCCGCGCCGCGCGGTGGTTCCGAGGCGTGCAGACGACGGACGCCGAGGGCCGGGTGAGCTTCGATACGTGCTTCCCGGGCTGGTACAGCAGCCGCACCATCCACATCCACTTCACCGTGCGCGTGAACGGGAGCGAGTACGTCACCTCGCAGCTCTTCTTCGACGACACGCTGAATGACGAGATCGTCAACACCCAGCCGCTCTATGACGCGCGCGGGCCGCGGGACACGACGAACCAGGACGACACGGTCATCTCCGGCGACGCCGTGGGGGATTACCTGTTCCAGACCGAGCGCATGGCGGATGGCGCGATGCTGGCGTGGAAGACGCTGGTCATCCGCTCCTCCCTGTCGGATGCGCGGTGCGCGGTGCCAGGAGGGGGCGGTGGACCGGGCGGTCCCGGTGGACCGCCGCCGGGCGGTGACGGCGGGATGGGGCCTGCACCGGGACTCGACGGAGGCACGGGCGCGCCTCCCTGAGCTGGCCGCGCGCGGCTCGGGGTGGACGAGGAGGCAGACGGCATGGGAGAGCGCATCCTGCTCGTGGAGGACGCCCCGCAGCTCGGCGCGCAGATTGTCGAGCACCTGCGCGGCGCGGGCTTCGAGCCCGCGTGGTGGCGGGAGGGCCGCGTGCTGGCCCCCGGCGAGCTGCCCGACGTGAGCCTGGTCGTGCTGGACCTGATGCTCCCCGGCACCTACGGCCTGGACATGTTGAAGTCGCTGCGGGCCTTCTCGGAGGTGCCGGTGCTCATCCTCAGCGCTCGCAACGACACCCTGGACAAGGTGCGGGCGCTGAAGCTGGGCGCCGATGACTACCTGACGAAGCCGTTCTGGCCCGAGGAGCTCATTGAGCGGGTGCGGGCCCGGCTGCGCCGGCCGGCGTTGCAGAAGCCGGACGCCGTGGTGGAGCTGGGGCCGCTGCGCCTCGACCTCGCGTCCCACGAGGTCCAGGTCCATGGCCAGCCCGTGGAGTTGACGCGGGTGGAGTTCGCGCTGCTCGCGGCGCTGGCCCGCCGGCCGCGCGAGGCCGTGACGCGGCAGTGGCTGGTGGACCATGTGATGGATCCGGAGCGGGAGGGGACCGAGCGGACGCTGGATGTGCACGTGTCCCGGCTCCGGCGGAAGCTGGGCGCGCGGCATGGCGTGGAGACCGTCTGGGGCGTGGGCTACCGGCTCGTGCCGGGGGATGGAACGTGAAGCTTCGTCTGCGGTTGGCGCTCACGGTGGTCGCGGTGTCCGTGCCGGTGGTCGCGAGCGTGGGGTACGTGCAGCACTCGCTGCGGCAGCGCGGCCAGGCGGAGGTGTTGGAGGCGTCCACGCTGGCGCGGATGCAGGCCGGTGAGCGGGAGCGCTGTGAGGCGCGGCCCGCGACGTGGCTGGCGCGGCGGGGGCCCATGCCTCGGGAGGGACGGCCACCGCCGCCTGGGATGGAGGGGCGCGGGCCGGAGGGACGCTTGGGGATGAACGGGCCTCCCGGTCCGGATGGGCCGCCTCGCAGGGACGGCCCGGGTGGACCTGGCGGCCCTCCTCCAAAGGGTGAGCCCGGTCCGTGGCCCATGGGCGTTGCCCACTACGCCTACGACACCACGCTCGACTCCCAGAACCCGTCCGCGCCCGTCCTCCCCGAGTCTGTCCGGCGCGAAGCCCTGGACGGAGGGGCGACGGTCGTCCGCCGCACGAGCCGGGACGGCGCGAGCGTGCTGGAGGTCCTCGTCCGGATGCCGTGGGAGGAAGGCCCTTGTGCCTTCATCCTCGCGCGGCGGCTGGAGCCCCGGGGGCCGCCGATGGGGGGCATTCCGCCCCCAGAGGTGCTGGGCGTCCCGTTGCTCGCCGTGCTCGCGATGGTGGTGGCGCTGGGGCCGGTGGTCCGGCGCGTGCGGCAGCTCACCGCGGAGG
Proteins encoded in this window:
- a CDS encoding sigma-70 family RNA polymerase sigma factor is translated as MAPPPTAVLRAGDPASDHALLQRVALGSPQAMQDVYARCGGRGFAIALRLLPTRADAEEVLQESFLEVWRRAREFDPDRGGLEGWVTTIVRTRAIDRLRAQGTVARVAEGASHQGPPVSAMPTAPDEAASQEESRARVQEALAQLPPEQREVVELAYFEGLSQREISERTGHPLGTVKTRARLALEKLGGLLDPP
- a CDS encoding protocatechuate 3,4-dioxygenase, whose product is MSRRRILKGMGMTLATLPLARLVMACGEGTDPIDESDAGSEADSGTGASAWATGGTAAMTLAASYPDPFAAGLGTACALTCEATLGPCYAATVERQDISEGEAGLPVRLAFRVVDENCEPIPGASVDIWHAGPGGLYSGEDASDFCTSGDADARAARWFRGVQTTDAEGRVSFDTCFPGWYSSRTIHIHFTVRVNGSEYVTSQLFFDDTLNDEIVNTQPLYDARGPRDTTNQDDTVISGDAVGDYLFQTERMADGAMLAWKTLVIRSSLSDARCAVPGGGGGPGGPGGPPPGGDGGMGPAPGLDGGTGAPP
- a CDS encoding response regulator transcription factor, which translates into the protein MGERILLVEDAPQLGAQIVEHLRGAGFEPAWWREGRVLAPGELPDVSLVVLDLMLPGTYGLDMLKSLRAFSEVPVLILSARNDTLDKVRALKLGADDYLTKPFWPEELIERVRARLRRPALQKPDAVVELGPLRLDLASHEVQVHGQPVELTRVEFALLAALARRPREAVTRQWLVDHVMDPEREGTERTLDVHVSRLRRKLGARHGVETVWGVGYRLVPGDGT